The following are from one region of the Blastocatellia bacterium genome:
- a CDS encoding NUDIX domain-containing protein: MTGTAKPSIPKDAASIVLMRNTRDPHLYWVKRADTLAFMAGVTAFPGGQRDTADGEIPVLNAESPESAQMITCAIREMFEETGVLIALGIEHISKEQLASLRQDLLKGSRSFKSILMTTGASLDANLLTPAGRWVTPPFAPRRFDTWFFLGWLPKNQEPEIIIGELVKGGWIAPQQALNSWQKGEVLLAPPTLHIIRTLTEGLSIDISARLMSVPEANRSIVRKIEMYDGILLFLF; encoded by the coding sequence ATGACAGGAACTGCTAAACCAAGTATCCCAAAAGATGCTGCATCTATTGTATTAATGCGTAACACTAGGGATCCTCATTTGTATTGGGTAAAAAGGGCTGATACTTTAGCTTTTATGGCTGGAGTAACAGCTTTTCCTGGTGGACAACGTGATACAGCAGATGGAGAAATTCCTGTCTTAAATGCAGAAAGCCCTGAATCAGCACAAATGATAACTTGTGCTATAAGAGAAATGTTTGAAGAAACTGGAGTGTTAATTGCCTTAGGAATAGAGCATATTTCCAAAGAGCAACTAGCTTCCCTTAGACAAGATTTATTAAAAGGATCACGTAGTTTTAAATCTATTTTAATGACAACTGGAGCAAGCCTAGATGCTAATTTGCTTACTCCAGCAGGCCGTTGGGTGACACCTCCTTTTGCTCCACGTCGTTTTGATACTTGGTTTTTTCTTGGATGGTTGCCTAAGAATCAAGAGCCAGAAATTATTATTGGTGAACTAGTAAAAGGTGGTTGGATAGCTCCTCAACAAGCATTAAACTCATGGCAAAAGGGCGAAGTATTATTAGCCCCACCAACACTTCATATAATCCGTACTTTGACTGAAGGTTTATCAATAGATATAAGCGCACGTTTAATGTCAGTTCCTGAAGCTAATCGTAGTATTGTACGTAAAATTGAAATGTATGATGGGATTTTGCTTTTCCTGTTCTAA
- the glnA gene encoding type I glutamate--ammonia ligase, with the protein MDAKTVLRFAVDKQVKFVDLRFTDLVGQWHHMTFPINQLSEDSFVDGFGFDASSLRGWAAINESDMLLLPDANRCWVDPFFEESTLCIIADVADPITKEPYFLDPRGVARRAESYLQFTGVADTCFFGPEAEFFVLDSVSYQNDPNHCFYLIDSEEGNWNSGRQTNNLGYRIRHKEGYVPVPPVDKLQDLRSEIALNLNEVGIEAECHHHEVASGGQCEIDFRFSTLLATADNVMLFKYIVRNTCYIYGKAATFMPKPLFGDNGSGMHCHQSLWKGEKPLFAGEEYAGLSKTALYYIGGLLKHAPALAAFVAPTTNSYKRLVPGFEAPVNLAYSARNRSAAVRIPMFSQNPKAKRIEFRPPDPSCNPYLAFAALLMAGLDGIQNKIDPGQPLDKDIYDLPAEELKNVPSLPGSLEESLKALEQDHDFLLKGDVFTENLVSRWIEYKRKKEVDVIRQRPHPLEFAMYFDI; encoded by the coding sequence ATGGACGCAAAAACGGTACTCCGTTTTGCTGTTGATAAACAAGTAAAATTTGTAGATCTACGTTTTACTGATCTAGTTGGGCAATGGCATCATATGACTTTTCCCATAAATCAACTTTCAGAAGATTCTTTTGTAGACGGTTTTGGGTTTGATGCTTCTAGTTTAAGAGGATGGGCAGCAATTAATGAATCAGATATGTTACTACTACCTGATGCTAATCGTTGTTGGGTTGATCCATTTTTTGAGGAATCAACACTTTGTATAATTGCTGATGTTGCTGATCCGATCACTAAAGAACCTTATTTTTTAGACCCTCGTGGTGTGGCTAGACGTGCTGAGAGCTATTTGCAATTTACTGGTGTTGCAGATACTTGCTTTTTTGGCCCAGAAGCAGAATTTTTTGTTTTAGATAGTGTTAGCTATCAAAATGACCCTAATCATTGCTTTTACCTAATTGATAGTGAAGAAGGTAATTGGAATAGTGGACGACAAACTAATAATTTAGGTTATCGTATTCGCCATAAAGAAGGTTATGTTCCTGTCCCACCTGTAGATAAACTTCAAGACTTGCGCTCGGAAATAGCTCTTAATCTAAATGAAGTTGGTATTGAAGCAGAATGCCACCATCATGAAGTTGCTTCTGGTGGTCAATGTGAAATAGATTTTCGCTTCTCTACTTTGCTTGCTACGGCTGATAATGTAATGCTGTTTAAGTATATTGTCAGAAATACTTGCTATATTTATGGTAAAGCAGCTACCTTTATGCCCAAACCTTTGTTTGGCGATAATGGAAGCGGAATGCACTGTCATCAAAGCTTATGGAAAGGTGAAAAGCCGCTTTTTGCTGGTGAAGAATATGCAGGGCTTTCTAAAACAGCACTTTACTATATTGGCGGACTCTTAAAACATGCTCCTGCACTAGCTGCTTTTGTTGCACCTACGACTAATAGCTATAAACGATTAGTTCCAGGCTTTGAAGCACCAGTAAATTTAGCTTATTCAGCGCGTAATCGATCTGCTGCTGTAAGAATCCCAATGTTTTCACAAAATCCTAAAGCAAAGCGTATAGAGTTTCGTCCACCTGATCCAAGTTGCAATCCTTATCTGGCTTTTGCTGCTTTATTAATGGCTGGGCTAGATGGAATTCAAAATAAAATTGACCCAGGTCAGCCGCTAGATAAAGATATTTATGATTTGCCAGCAGAAGAGCTAAAAAATGTTCCTAGCTTGCCAGGTTCATTAGAAGAATCTCTAAAAGCACTTGAACAAGACCACGATTTTCTTCTAAAAGGCGACGTTTTTACAGAAAATTTAGTCTCTCGTTGGATTGAATATAAACGTAAAAAGGAAGTTGATGTCATCCGCCAACGTCCACATCCTTTAGAATTTGCTATGTATTTTGATATTTAA
- a CDS encoding biopolymer transporter ExbD, protein MEKPKTSPSTSPSINVTPLIDVLLVLLIIFMVITPVKPHKFDTKTPEKPDLSQESLAPSPTLLVVSISRNLELTLNSQPMELIELSSQLSTILQQRSLDQRTLFIKAPKDIRYEFVTNVIDNIKAAGADPIGLQIDYLE, encoded by the coding sequence ATGGAAAAACCTAAGACTTCCCCTTCTACTTCTCCATCTATTAATGTAACACCTTTAATAGATGTTTTGCTAGTATTACTAATTATTTTTATGGTAATTACGCCTGTTAAACCACATAAATTTGACACTAAGACCCCAGAAAAACCTGATCTAAGCCAAGAGTCTTTAGCCCCTTCTCCAACTTTATTAGTAGTAAGTATTAGTCGTAATCTTGAACTTACGCTTAATTCTCAGCCTATGGAGTTAATAGAGTTAAGTAGCCAATTAAGCACAATTTTACAACAACGTAGTTTAGACCAACGCACTCTATTTATTAAGGCCCCTAAAGATATTCGTTATGAATTTGTTACTAATGTAATTGATAATATCAAAGCCGCAGGTGCTGACCCAATAGGGTTACAAATAGATTATTTAGAATAA
- a CDS encoding glycosyltransferase family 2 protein, which yields MFNSKFNGSLLEKNISNQSKIAVIIPALNEEKAIGKVLAELPAIYQIIVVDNGSSDLTSVVAKGFDAEVVFEPKRGYGKACLSGLELVKPEVDIIVFLDGDYSDYPEDLHLIVKPIIIDNMDLVIGSRVLGNKEKGALTPQQIFGNWLATRLIKLFWGFNYSDLGPFRAIKASKLKDLQMSDLNFGWTVEMQIKALKHQLKIKEVPVRYKQRLGKSKISGTLSGSIKAGVKILYLIVKYGLNSQLFTLRQENKVNNLLL from the coding sequence ATTTTTAACTCAAAATTTAACGGTTCACTTTTGGAAAAAAATATTTCTAACCAATCAAAAATTGCTGTAATAATTCCCGCACTTAATGAAGAAAAAGCTATTGGAAAAGTGTTGGCAGAACTACCAGCTATTTACCAAATAATTGTTGTAGATAATGGAAGTAGTGATCTTACTTCAGTAGTAGCAAAGGGCTTTGATGCTGAAGTAGTATTTGAACCAAAACGAGGTTATGGAAAAGCTTGTTTAAGTGGGCTAGAGTTGGTTAAACCAGAAGTAGACATTATTGTTTTCTTAGATGGGGATTATAGCGATTATCCAGAGGATTTACACTTAATTGTTAAACCTATTATTATTGATAATATGGATTTAGTAATAGGTTCAAGGGTTTTGGGAAATAAAGAAAAAGGTGCGCTTACTCCACAACAAATATTTGGTAATTGGCTGGCTACTAGGCTAATTAAGCTATTTTGGGGTTTTAACTATAGTGACTTAGGGCCTTTTCGAGCCATTAAAGCAAGTAAGCTAAAAGATTTACAAATGAGCGACTTAAATTTTGGTTGGACAGTAGAAATGCAAATTAAAGCCTTAAAACATCAACTAAAAATTAAAGAAGTTCCTGTACGCTATAAGCAACGCTTAGGTAAATCTAAGATTAGCGGTACATTAAGCGGAAGTATTAAGGCTGGAGTTAAGATTCTCTATCTAATTGTAAAATATGGTTTAAATAGCCAATTATTTACTTTAAGACAAGAAAATAAAGTAAATAATCTGTTATTATAG
- a CDS encoding YvcK family protein, producing MEKDSINLVAIGGGTGLASLLSGLKHYVNDGRNYDNFWGISLAQLTAVVTVTDDGGSSGRLREEFHILPPGDIRNCMVALSEDDQLLTKLFQYRFSGDGNLNGHSFGNLFLTALTGVTGDFLQAIKLSSDVLAIRGRIFPSTTTDVGLVAELDNGQVIKGETTVSKFGPRIKRIGLSPEKCLPLEETLQAIHQADIITLGPGSLFTSIIPNLLVSSIPKAIAESSAIKIFILNIMTQPGETTGLGVKEHLSAIFDAAPALNLDYIVINSEPIPISLQDTYLADGAVQIGLSESREQEIYFFQQEINVIARNLLDETSDKVRHCPKSLATAIFEAYQDKLRKQTTKSETLKLEELNV from the coding sequence ATGGAAAAAGATTCAATAAATTTAGTAGCAATTGGAGGAGGTACAGGACTAGCCAGCCTACTTTCGGGCTTAAAACATTATGTAAATGATGGAAGAAATTATGATAATTTTTGGGGTATTTCCTTAGCACAATTAACAGCAGTAGTAACTGTAACTGATGATGGAGGATCTTCAGGACGTTTAAGGGAGGAATTTCATATTTTGCCACCTGGAGATATACGTAATTGTATGGTTGCACTTTCTGAAGATGACCAATTGCTAACAAAATTATTTCAATATCGCTTTTCTGGTGATGGAAACTTAAATGGTCATAGTTTTGGAAATCTTTTTCTTACAGCCCTAACAGGTGTTACAGGTGATTTTTTACAAGCAATTAAGCTTTCTAGCGATGTTTTAGCCATACGAGGGCGTATTTTTCCTTCAACAACTACAGATGTGGGTTTAGTTGCAGAACTTGACAACGGCCAAGTTATAAAAGGAGAAACAACTGTATCTAAGTTTGGCCCCAGAATAAAACGAATAGGTCTTTCACCAGAAAAATGCTTGCCATTAGAAGAAACCCTCCAAGCCATTCATCAAGCAGATATTATTACTTTAGGCCCAGGGTCACTTTTTACTAGCATTATTCCTAACCTACTTGTTTCAAGCATTCCAAAAGCAATTGCTGAATCTTCAGCGATAAAAATCTTTATTCTAAACATCATGACTCAACCTGGAGAAACTACTGGCCTAGGTGTTAAAGAACATTTATCAGCAATTTTTGATGCTGCTCCAGCACTAAACCTTGATTATATAGTAATTAACTCTGAACCAATACCTATAAGCTTACAAGACACTTATTTAGCTGATGGTGCTGTCCAAATAGGATTATCTGAGTCTAGGGAACAAGAAATTTATTTTTTTCAACAAGAAATTAATGTAATAGCAAGAAATTTATTAGATGAAACGTCTGATAAAGTAAGACATTGCCCTAAAAGCCTAGCTACAGCCATCTTTGAGGCTTACCAAGACAAACTTAGAAAACAAACCACAAAATCAGAAACCCTTAAATTAGAAGAACTTAATGTTTAG
- a CDS encoding DNA adenine methylase yields the protein MLRNSHKQKTLSQKAIFPSTRYQGSKLKLIEWIWQQVSDLKFTSVLDAFGGTASVSYLFKTKNKQVTYNDLLNFNYYIGLALIENKNILLTNDEISWLLEKHPNITYSDFVQENFSEIYFTDDENALIDVIITNIRHLDNKYKFAVAFFALCQACIIKRPYNLFHRKNLYIRLADVKRSFGNKTSWDRPLDKWFRDFVQQANQAVFDNGQENIVYNQDALNLNRSYDLVYIDPPYISNKGIAVDYLNFYHFLEGLADYPNWKTKIDYKSKHRRFVRQANEWTDKNKILSAFDKLFNHYQNSILVVSYRSDGIPSELEIIELMKKYKQVVKIEYYGKYKYALSTNSNSKELLLIGT from the coding sequence ATGTTAAGAAATTCTCACAAACAAAAAACTTTATCTCAAAAAGCCATATTTCCTTCTACACGCTATCAAGGAAGCAAACTTAAATTAATAGAATGGATTTGGCAACAAGTTTCTGATTTGAAATTTACAAGTGTTTTAGATGCTTTTGGTGGAACAGCTTCTGTTTCTTACTTGTTCAAAACAAAAAATAAACAAGTTACTTATAACGATTTACTAAATTTTAATTACTATATTGGACTAGCATTAATAGAAAACAAAAATATTCTTTTAACTAATGATGAAATAAGCTGGTTATTAGAAAAACATCCAAATATTACTTACTCTGATTTTGTCCAAGAAAATTTTTCAGAAATATATTTTACAGATGATGAAAATGCTCTAATTGATGTAATAATTACTAATATTCGACACTTAGACAATAAATATAAATTTGCCGTTGCTTTTTTTGCACTTTGCCAAGCTTGCATAATTAAAAGACCTTATAATCTTTTTCATAGAAAAAATCTTTATATCCGCCTAGCAGATGTTAAACGCTCATTTGGGAATAAAACTTCATGGGATAGACCGCTTGATAAATGGTTTAGAGATTTTGTTCAGCAAGCTAATCAAGCTGTTTTTGACAATGGACAAGAAAATATTGTTTATAATCAAGACGCGCTAAATCTAAATAGAAGTTATGATTTAGTTTATATAGATCCGCCTTACATCTCTAACAAAGGCATAGCAGTTGATTATCTTAATTTTTACCATTTTTTAGAAGGTCTTGCAGATTATCCCAACTGGAAAACTAAAATTGACTATAAATCTAAGCATCGGCGTTTTGTTCGACAAGCTAATGAATGGACAGACAAAAATAAAATCTTATCTGCTTTTGATAAGCTGTTTAACCATTATCAAAATAGTATTTTGGTAGTTTCTTATCGAAGTGATGGGATACCATCAGAATTAGAGATTATAGAGCTTATGAAAAAGTATAAGCAGGTTGTTAAAATAGAATACTATGGTAAGTATAAGTATGCTCTATCTACTAATTCCAACTCTAAGGAATTACTTTTAATTGGAACTTGA
- a CDS encoding type II toxin-antitoxin system HigB family toxin, producing the protein MSFIILSYSRIREFSLIYPDAKEPLDRWYEITEKADWESISDARQELPHADAIGDCTCFNIGGNKYRLITKIIYKKKKIFIKHILTHSEYDKGHWKDDC; encoded by the coding sequence ATGAGCTTTATTATTCTTTCTTACAGCAGGATTCGAGAATTCAGTCTGATTTATCCAGACGCAAAAGAACCTTTAGATAGATGGTATGAAATAACAGAAAAAGCAGACTGGGAAAGTATTTCCGACGCTAGACAAGAACTTCCTCATGCTGACGCTATAGGCGATTGTACTTGCTTTAATATTGGCGGCAATAAATATCGACTGATTACCAAAATTATTTACAAAAAGAAAAAAATATTTATCAAACATATTCTAACCCATTCAGAATACGACAAAGGACACTGGAAAGATGATTGCTGA
- a CDS encoding transcriptional regulator has product MIAEPILNTEKYTQLLAKTIPVVITSEQDYERLLKTVEVLFDKSMKQDLSPEEDAIFELLTTLVHKYEKEHLVKIKSDPVGMLKFFMEQHDKQPKDLWDVIGSKSIVSGNF; this is encoded by the coding sequence ATGATTGCTGAACCTATTCTCAATACAGAAAAATACACCCAACTTTTAGCTAAAACTATTCCTGTGGTTATAACTTCTGAGCAAGACTATGAGCGTTTACTTAAAACGGTTGAGGTTCTTTTTGACAAATCTATGAAACAAGACCTTTCTCCTGAAGAAGACGCTATTTTTGAGCTATTAACCACTCTTGTCCATAAGTATGAAAAAGAACACCTTGTTAAGATTAAATCTGACCCCGTTGGAATGCTTAAGTTTTTTATGGAACAACACGACAAACAACCTAAAGATCTTTGGGATGTTATTGGCTCTAAAAGTATTGTTTCTGGAAATTTTTAG
- a CDS encoding helix-turn-helix domain-containing protein produces the protein MTSQSVGAVRTLVKEGKLKATKLNNKWRVKKGDVEEWVQWLKEISCTQIKKMRRRSIKNLASFLKMTDIYSTIATKNFQKQYF, from the coding sequence GTGACATCTCAGTCAGTTGGTGCGGTGAGGACACTGGTTAAAGAAGGTAAGTTGAAGGCAACTAAGCTTAACAATAAATGGAGGGTGAAGAAGGGAGATGTAGAGGAGTGGGTGCAGTGGTTAAAAGAAATTTCATGCACCCAAATCAAGAAAATGCGTAGGAGAAGTATTAAAAACTTAGCTAGTTTTTTAAAGATGACTGATATTTATTCTACGATTGCCACTAAAAATTTCCAGAAACAATACTTTTAG
- the glpK gene encoding glycerol kinase GlpK, with protein sequence MLEQYILALDQGTTSSRAVIFNKKGEIVSLAQYPFAQHYPQLGWVEHDAKEIWSTQLAAAKTVIEKAEITPNQIAGIGITNQRETVVLWDRETGEPLYNAIVWQCRRTSAFCDELRAKGCENLIQEKTGLLIDAYFSGSKIRWLLDNVPNAREKAEKGQLAVGTIDSWLIWQLSGGRLHVTDPSNASRTMLFNIHTMEWDDELLALFDIPKAILPTIVASSAVVGETDPSVLVTNIPICGVAGDQQAALFGQGCFERGQVKNTYGTGCFMLLNIGEQAVKSNQKLLTTVAWQIGNEKPLYALEGSVFIAGAAVQWLRDGLQIIDSAAETEELAASVADSGGVYLVPAFVGLGAPYWDQYARGAIVGITRGTTRAHIVRATLEAIAYQTRDLVEAFCQDAKCELSEIRVDGGATANNLLLQLQADILGLPVARPKMVESTVAGAAYLAGLACNYWKDKDELLELIGSSLTRFKPNLEEEKRKLNYKNWRRAVERAANWEIE encoded by the coding sequence ATGTTAGAGCAATATATCTTGGCCCTTGACCAAGGAACTACTAGTTCACGAGCAGTTATTTTTAATAAAAAAGGTGAAATTGTTTCTTTAGCCCAATATCCTTTTGCACAACATTATCCACAACTTGGTTGGGTTGAACATGACGCTAAAGAAATTTGGTCAACTCAACTTGCCGCAGCAAAAACAGTAATAGAAAAGGCTGAAATTACACCTAATCAAATTGCTGGTATTGGAATTACTAATCAGCGTGAAACTGTAGTTTTATGGGATAGAGAAACAGGAGAGCCTTTATATAATGCGATTGTTTGGCAATGTAGGCGTACATCTGCTTTTTGTGATGAGCTACGCGCAAAAGGATGTGAAAATTTAATTCAAGAAAAAACGGGGCTTCTGATAGATGCTTATTTTAGCGGTAGCAAGATTCGTTGGTTGTTAGATAATGTGCCAAACGCCCGTGAAAAAGCTGAAAAAGGACAATTAGCTGTAGGAACTATAGATAGCTGGTTAATTTGGCAACTTTCTGGCGGACGGCTTCATGTAACGGATCCTTCTAATGCTAGTCGGACAATGCTTTTTAATATTCATACAATGGAGTGGGATGACGAGCTATTAGCTTTATTTGATATTCCTAAAGCTATTTTACCTACAATAGTTGCTTCTAGTGCAGTGGTTGGAGAAACTGACCCATCAGTTTTAGTGACTAATATACCTATTTGTGGAGTTGCTGGAGATCAGCAAGCTGCTCTTTTTGGACAAGGATGTTTTGAGCGTGGGCAGGTAAAAAATACTTATGGAACAGGCTGTTTTATGCTCTTAAACATAGGGGAACAGGCTGTTAAATCAAATCAAAAGCTACTTACTACAGTAGCTTGGCAAATAGGAAATGAAAAGCCGCTTTATGCTTTGGAAGGGTCGGTTTTTATTGCTGGTGCTGCGGTGCAATGGTTAAGGGATGGGCTACAAATCATAGATTCAGCAGCAGAAACAGAAGAATTAGCAGCAAGTGTTGCTGATTCTGGAGGAGTTTATTTAGTACCAGCATTTGTTGGACTGGGTGCGCCTTATTGGGATCAATATGCTCGTGGTGCAATAGTTGGAATTACTCGCGGCACAACACGCGCTCATATTGTGCGAGCGACTCTTGAAGCAATTGCTTATCAAACTAGAGATTTAGTAGAAGCTTTTTGTCAGGATGCGAAATGTGAATTAAGCGAAATTAGGGTAGATGGTGGGGCTACGGCAAATAATTTGTTGTTACAACTACAAGCTGATATTTTAGGTTTGCCTGTAGCACGTCCAAAAATGGTAGAAAGCACTGTAGCAGGGGCAGCTTATTTAGCTGGTCTAGCTTGTAATTACTGGAAAGACAAAGACGAATTATTAGAATTAATTGGCTCGTCTCTAACAAGGTTTAAGCCTAATTTGGAAGAAGAAAAACGAAAGCTAAATTATAAGAATTGGCGACGTGCTGTAGAAAGAGCAGCAAATTGGGAAATAGAGTAA
- a CDS encoding ribonuclease Z, with amino-acid sequence MKVIILGTSSGTPTKDRNVSSLAIFINGRWLLFDCGEGTQYRLLRAPVKLGQLDAIFLTHLHGDHIFGLPGLLATLSMQHREQELSIYGPRGIKDFITSSLKFSFTRLSYEIKITEVEPGIIRQIDGYKISCLPLDHQVLDFGYAILEDDPPGKFDLAKAKALGIPPGPMYGKLQLGESVVLADGQIITSNQVLGPPRKGRKIVYCTDTRPCENSITLAQEANLLIHEATYAEDLASEARPRGHSTACQAATIAQKARVEQLLITHFSPRYLDSSMLLSEARSIFPMTIAARDLLEIEIARKD; translated from the coding sequence ATGAAAGTTATTATTTTAGGAACAAGTTCTGGAACACCAACTAAAGATCGTAATGTTTCATCCTTAGCTATTTTTATTAATGGGCGATGGTTATTGTTTGATTGTGGCGAAGGAACTCAATACCGGCTTTTACGCGCACCAGTTAAACTTGGACAATTGGATGCAATTTTTCTTACTCATTTGCATGGAGATCATATTTTTGGGCTGCCTGGGCTACTTGCAACTTTAAGTATGCAACATCGGGAGCAAGAACTTTCTATTTATGGGCCTCGAGGAATTAAAGATTTTATTACTAGTAGCTTAAAATTTTCATTTACAAGATTATCTTATGAAATAAAAATTACAGAAGTTGAGCCAGGTATAATTCGTCAAATAGATGGCTATAAGATTTCTTGCCTACCGCTAGATCATCAAGTCTTAGATTTTGGTTATGCAATACTAGAAGATGACCCTCCAGGAAAATTTGATTTAGCTAAAGCAAAAGCCCTAGGCATACCACCTGGCCCAATGTATGGTAAATTACAATTAGGAGAGAGTGTTGTTTTAGCTGATGGTCAAATTATAACTAGTAATCAAGTTCTAGGGCCACCACGCAAAGGGCGCAAAATTGTTTATTGTACAGACACTAGACCTTGTGAAAATAGCATTACACTAGCACAAGAGGCTAATTTGCTGATTCATGAGGCTACTTATGCAGAAGATTTAGCAAGTGAGGCACGTCCGCGAGGTCATTCTACAGCCTGTCAAGCAGCTACAATTGCACAGAAAGCAAGAGTAGAACAGTTATTAATTACGCATTTTAGCCCACGTTATTTAGATAGTAGTATGTTACTTTCAGAAGCACGTAGTATTTTTCCTATGACAATTGCTGCTCGGGATTTACTAGAAATAGAAATAGCAAGGAAAGACTGA
- a CDS encoding DUF4097 family beta strand repeat protein, translated as MDIVIKAQPDSVDIDTIYPKGIKNVNVAVKYEITVPKNVNLKSIQTVNGSINITGVEGRIQTETVNGSITITGGNTVSAETVNGSIKATLLQLPVNEKASFETVNGSINLYLPNSIDLDLSAETVNGKIKSDLPVMVTSQVSKRELKGKVGRGGAKLNLETVNGSITLSQGSLQ; from the coding sequence GTGGATATAGTTATTAAGGCGCAACCCGATAGTGTAGATATTGATACAATTTACCCTAAAGGTATTAAAAATGTTAATGTTGCAGTTAAATATGAAATTACTGTACCCAAAAATGTTAATCTTAAATCTATTCAAACGGTTAATGGTAGCATCAATATAACTGGGGTAGAAGGTCGAATTCAAACAGAAACAGTTAATGGTTCAATTACAATTACTGGTGGAAATACAGTATCTGCTGAAACGGTTAACGGTAGCATCAAGGCTACTTTGCTTCAACTTCCTGTTAATGAAAAGGCTAGCTTTGAAACAGTTAACGGTAGTATTAACTTATATTTACCCAATAGTATTGATCTTGATCTAAGTGCAGAAACGGTAAATGGAAAAATTAAGTCTGATCTACCTGTTATGGTTACTAGTCAAGTAAGCAAAAGGGAATTAAAAGGAAAAGTTGGTAGAGGTGGAGCTAAATTAAATTTAGAAACAGTTAATGGGTCAATAACACTTAGTCAAGGCTCATTACAATAG
- a CDS encoding protein kinase, translating into MNHLPTAEVAAGTIIDGKYKITTLLGEGGMGKVFRVAHVNLGKTFALKLMSFSSLDGESRLANSQDANRLVRFRREAEALAKISHPNVVSIVDFGVTPDELPYIVMEFIDGKALRDLLEEKLSLKNKQ; encoded by the coding sequence ATGAACCATCTCCCTACCGCCGAAGTAGCAGCAGGAACTATTATCGACGGCAAATATAAAATAACTACCCTCCTTGGGGAAGGTGGAATGGGTAAAGTTTTTCGTGTTGCTCATGTAAATTTAGGTAAAACATTTGCTCTAAAACTAATGAGCTTTTCTTCTTTAGATGGTGAGTCTAGGCTTGCTAATAGTCAAGATGCTAATCGTTTGGTACGCTTTAGAAGAGAAGCTGAAGCCTTAGCCAAAATTAGCCATCCTAATGTAGTTAGCATTGTAGATTTTGGTGTTACTCCAGACGAACTTCCTTATATTGTTATGGAGTTTATAGATGGTAAGGCTTTACGTGATTTACTGGAAGAAAAACTCTCTCTGAAAAACAAGCAATAG
- a CDS encoding protein kinase encodes MAITKQICAGIYEAHSLGIIHRDLKPENIMIQRLATGEIMARVLDFGIAKVKKTTDENINVTGDDTPGTMRYMAPEQFMNLDIDARADIFTICLIIYEMLTGKFLL; translated from the coding sequence ATAGCAATTACTAAACAAATTTGTGCAGGTATTTATGAAGCACATAGTTTAGGTATTATTCATCGAGACTTAAAACCAGAAAATATTATGATCCAACGTCTTGCTACTGGAGAAATAATGGCTAGAGTGTTGGATTTTGGTATCGCCAAAGTAAAAAAAACTACAGATGAAAATATTAATGTAACAGGTGATGATACTCCAGGTACTATGCGTTATATGGCACCAGAGCAGTTTATGAATCTGGACATAGATGCTAGAGCAGATATTTTTACTATTTGTTTGATCATATACGAAATGCTTACAGGGAAATTCCTCCTGTAA